The Maridesulfovibrio sp. genomic sequence GCTTTCGTGATCAGCAATGGCATTCAAAATTTCCGGATGCAGGGAAAATTCTTCAGCCACCTGCCCGAAGAGAGGCGGCACCGGGACCCTCTCCCGCTCGGCAACTTTCATACGCTGCTGCACTTCATGACGCTGAACAGGAGAATACTCACGTTCCGCATCAAAAGGAATTATTGTCCTAAATAATATGGCTCCGCAAAGGATTAAATAAAGGGCTACAATAAATCTGGACATTAACTATCAGCATCCCAGAAAGCAGTTCAAACATCAGCCAACTTCACAGATTAATACGGCAAAGTCTGAAAAAAACACCAGACGCCGGAGGCACCATACTTAAAATCTGGATCTTACCTGCTCGGCTTCCTCAAATTTTTCCTGTACTTCAAGGGCCTTTGCCAGAGTTTCCCAGAACTGCTCCTTTGAAGGTTTGAGCGCCGCACTCTGACGGGCCAACACTTCAGCAACCTGCGGATCCTCGCCTTTTTTGAGATAAATGCGGGCCAGCATATTCATAGCCGAGGCATCGTTGTGATTGACGTTCAAGGCCTGATGCAGATATTCGCGGGCCTTGTCCATGTCGCCGCGAGCGTAAGACAGGCGGGCCAGATGACGCATGGTCAAGGCATCTCCGCCTTTGAGGCCGGCGGCCTTGAGATAATACTGCTCGGCCTCGTCCAATCCCCTGTCCTGCTCGGCAAGAACTCCCAGCCTTACAAGGGAAAACACGTTCTCCGGCTCCAGCTCAAGACACTTTTCATAAGCTTCGCGGGCCTTGTCCATGCTGCCTAACATCTGACAGGTCCAGCCCAGATTATACAAGGCCATAATATTTTTGGGCGTAATATCGAGAACTTCTTCAAACTGCTTACGAGCCTGCTCCGGTTTTCCCACCTGCGCGTAGCAGATACCAAGGGAATTACGGGCAAGTATGTTGTCGGAATCTGCCAGCAGAGCCAGCCGGAACTCCTCGATTGCCCCATAAATATCACCATCCACGTAAAGACGGTCAGCGGAAATATTCAACGAAACGGAATCGAACTGAGCCACCATGGGCTTCTCAAGCATTAGCGAATGGTCCAGCCCTTTACGGCAATTCTCAAGAATTTCACTGCGCCTGTAATTGAGGAAAGGAAAGGAAGCTACTCCGGCTGCAAGTTCAATTTCAAAATCATCCACACACTCGCGCACCAGACGCAGCACATTTTCCATTACCGCGTCAGCTTCACCGTGCGGGAAAAAATAAATCAGGCTGTTCAGGCTGTATCGTCCGCCCATGCATGATTCGGCAAAAAAAGTTTCAGCCCGTGAAGCCACTTTCTGCACCTGTGCATCGGTCAGCTTCTGAAAATTACCCCCCTGCTCCGCAGGATTTGTTGCCAGGCGCAAAACAGCTACGGAAAATTTATCCAGATTCTGACGCATGCGGCTATAGCGGCCAATGAACTCCTTGTAGCTGAACAAGCCGGTGATCATATCGCGCTGCGGGGAAGAGTTTGCTTCCGGTCCTGCCTGGGCATCAAAAAAGCTGTCTTTTTCATTGAGCAGAGTCAGTCTGTCGCCCTCTGTCACGGGCCATGCCGGGTCGCTCAGATGCAAAATCTCCGCAAAAGCGATTTCCTCCTGCACCTCTATAATGACAACCTCGGCCTTATACATCGTGGGGTAGGTTCCGGAAATACGTTCATCCTCGGTCAGACGGGCCTGCGTACCGGATTGGTAATCCGGAGACCAAACCAGGAAACGCGCCCCCTCACGGGCATCCACACTCTGCCCGATGGACAAAGCAAGACGCTGCAAAGGCAAAACTTCCAGAACCTTGGCACCCTTCTGCAAAATATCGGAATAGGCAAAAACACAATTACGCCCGAAATCTTTGGCAGTTGCCACAGCCTTATGGGCTTTACGCATGAGAATGCGGGCCTGTTCGTCTGCGGAACGCTTGAAATGAGGACCGGAAAGGGACTGCGGATAGTTGGCGTATCCTGCACTTACGCTTATTTTAATTACGTCCCCGGTCACAGGATCTTTAACAGGAAAACTCTCCACCAGTGCACGCAACTCCTCAGCAAGCTTAGCGCAGGCTTTGGGCCGTCCGTCCGGGATCAGAAAAGCAAACTTGTCATCAAATATGCGTGCACAGATCACAGACTCGGTAACAACCTCATTAATACGGGAGGCAAGATCAGCTATAATTGTGTCGCCCAGCCCGTAACCATAACGGTCATTGATGCGCTGAAAATAATCCATATCAAGAACAACTACGCCGACAGAGCCACTGAAAGTAGGTATTCCGGGATCCTTGCACCCACCTGTAGTGGGCATCATGCAATTCTGAATCAGGTCCAATTCCTTATTCAGTTTGGACATGAAATAATCACGGGTCGCCAAACCGGTAAGCCTGTCGGTTATTGACCCTTTATAAAGAAGTATCTTTTCCAGTGAACAGGAAGCCAAGGCTTCAAGATAAGGAGGCAAAGCCTCCGGGGCTTCCAGCTCCACCCCGCGTGCAATAAAATAACAAAGATCACGTCCACGCAAACGCAAAGGAAGCATGAGTTGAGCTTCCTCGGCACTGTAGCGGGCCTCAAGTTTGGCCCGGAACTGCCCTTTGGCAGGCTTTGGAAAATAAAGACTATAAGATTCAAAAGGCAGAAATTCCTGAATGAGGTCCTTGAGTGTGTGCTCGTAGAGGATCAAATCCTGTGGGGAAAGACTTATTCCGGCGGTGAAGAGATTATCCTTGTTCATAGGCAGGGACATAACCCGCATGGAGATTCAAGACAAGCAGGGAGATGGTACAGCGGGCAGATTACTTTATTAAATGGCAATTCCGCACCTTATTAAAAAATCTACAATTTTGTAAGACATACTAATAACTTTTAACATAATAACTCAAATTCAAATCATTTGGCATTATATTATTATACGAAAACCATTTTTTTATTAACCAGCTCCACTCCGGAGCATTTCAGCTAAATCTACTAAGCTCAATGGTTAACTACACTTTTGAATCTTTTCGAATGACACCAATCTACATTTTTGCACGCTAATTGCAAAAACCCAATAATTATTTGCAGTTTGGTGAGCCGCAAACACACATATTTGTAATTTCACCCTACACTACTTTACAAACGAGAGCTCAATGGACCCTACACTGATAGAAAAACACTCAAGACAGCTGCTAAAGGTTATGCCTGCCACATCCAACTGTATGTCAAGGCTGACACGACTTGACCGGCAGTGGACCATGGCCACCATGACCGGGAAAATTAATTGCAGCAGAATTGCGCAGACACTGATCGATTTTATAATTAAAACTCAGGAGAATTTTTCAGGCCTCAAGCAGAATCTGATTGAAATCCTGATCAAGGAAAACACGAATAAAGTAGTTCAGGAAATCTCCGCAGTCGCGCAGGTCGTCATCGACATTCTTAAAAGAAACCTCTTTGAAAGAACTGCAGATGTCGGATTCCTCGCCACAGATGATGACCTGGTCCGCTTTTTATCCAATCCGGAAAGAACCAGCCATGACACATCTATCATCGAAGACAGGCTTCGTGAATATAGGGATAAATACACGGTATATAATGAAATTGTGATTCTGGATACAGCAGGACGTGTATGCGCCCACCTTGACCAGAACAATAGAATTTCGGCATCCAGAGACCCTCTGATATCTAAAACTTTTAAAGCCAAGGATTACGTAGAAACATACAGAGCCAGTGATCTGGCCCCGGATGCAGGTGAAATCCTGATATACTCGCAGGCAATCAAGTCCCCTGACACAGGGGAAAACCTCGGCATCTTGTGTCTTATTTTTGATTTTGCCGGAGAAATGGCCGGGGTATTTGAAAATTTAAGTGACTTTTCAAATGACACAATTCTCATTGTTCTTGATGAACGCGGAAACGCAATTGCATCCAGTGATACCGGTACAATTCCCACAGGGAAAAGACTGGACATGAATCTGGATGAAGACTTTCAGATTATCAGCATCAATGAGACACCGTATCTTTCTAAAACAGTCAAGACTAAAGGATATCAAGGTTTTTTCGGACTCCCATGGTATGGTCATGTCCTAAAAAAAATGGAAACGGCTTTCAGCGGCAGCAATGATAAGTCATTTGACGCAGAGGCAATCCGTGGCAAAGCCCACTTTTCAGGAAGATTGACCCAAGTGGAAGAATCCTCGGAAAACGTTCTCTCAGACCTTGAACTCGTAGTTCAGAACGGCGAAATAATGGCTGCCAAAAAATGCATTGAACCCAATCCTGTCGAGCAGATGGAAGGCCGAGCCCTGCCGCATATCCTAAACGAAATCAAAAAAATCGGTGATCAGGTTCAGAGTGTTTTCCAGCACTCCACCGACGAACTTCTGCAGCTTGTGACTGCATCAAGACTGCATGACACTCAATTTCTTGCCCGGCTTGCCATTGATATAATGGACCGCAACCTCTATGAGCGCGCAAACGACTGCCGTTGGTGGGCATTGACCTCAGACTTCAAAACCATTCTCGCAAAACCGACCATAGAGGACGCAGACCGGGACCGGATGTGTAAAATTCTGGGCTACATCAACAGTCTTTACACGGTTTACACCAACCTGTTCATTTATGACCGCTCTGGAAAAATCCTAGCGTGCTCCAATCCCAGTGAATACAACAAGGAAGGCCGTATACTGAATGCAGGGTATGTATCCGAAGCACTGCGGATAACCGACTCACAGCTCTACTGCGTTTCCGATTTCATCAAAACCGATCTCTACGCCACAGACGGGCAAAACCGGTATACTTATATATACAATGCATCCATTACCGACCATGAAGATTCGTCCCGTGTACTAGGCGGCATCGGTATCGTCTTCGACTCAGAACCGGAATTCAAAGCTATGCTGGGAGATGTACTTCCTCAAGACGGGCAGGGCAGAATCATTGAAGGGGCGGAAGGCATGTTCGTGGAACCAGGCGGCAAACTGATTTCCGCCACCAACCCTGAACGAAAACCGGGTGAAAACATAACCATTGACCCGGATTTCACTCAACTGAAAAACGGGGAATCCGCAGTTAAACTGGTAGAGGAGGACGGATCGCTCTATGCAGTCGGTTGTGCCCATTCCGCCGGGTATCGCGAATATAAGCGGGACGGAAGCTATAAAAATGATGTGCTTTGCATGGTTCGGGTGCGGATTTAATCCGCATCCGCATCAATAAATGGACTTCACCTCTTCCAGAACAAAAGTACTTCGGGTAGCGTTAACTCCTTTAGTATCAGCGAACTCCTTCATAACCACGGATGAGTAGTGCTGCATGTCGTGGGCAACAATCTCAACCATCAAATCAACATCCCCGGAAACAGCAAAGACGCTGACGACTCCTTCAATCCGAGCCAATTCCTCAGCAAGCTCTTTCCAGCCCACACTTGCATCACGAAATACTCCGCAATACGCGCGGACAGAATAACCAAGCTTCATGCGGTCTGTCAGTGCGCGATAGCCGACGATAACCCCATCTCTTTCCAAGCGCGAAATCCTTCGCGAACAGCTTGAATGAGTAAGGTTTACCAATTCGGCTACCTCTTTATTTGAAATCCTTCCGTTATCCTGAAGCGCGGCAACTATCTGCCGGTCAACATCATCAAGCTTTATCATGTGCAAACTCTTTGCAGTTTAATGTCTAAAAGCACTCATTATTTCAAACTAAAAGCATATATTGAAACTTATATGCACATTTTTTGAAAAAATAAAGCTTTCGTGAAAAATATTTGCACAAAAAGACCAAAAAGCAGTAAACAATAAACAGCGTGTCCGCAATTACCCTGACGGTCACCAGATAAGGAGTAACCCATGAGTTTTGCTTTAAAAAACAGCAGGCTGGCCACAGCTATTAAAACATACTTTGAAGCGATTTACTGCATACAGGCCAGACTGCACATGCCTAGGTCTTATACAATTAAGAAAGATTTACCACTCAATAAATAAGAACTCCAACACCCTCCAGAACTTCCACATCGACCTTCCCCGGCGATTAGGTTCTGAAATAAAAGCCGCGCAGCAGAATAGGCACACAAGACGCATTATTACCCCTTTTGCAAATAAGTTCTGCTGCGCGGCTTTCTCAAACCAACCTTCCCGTCAACAACCAAATTCACTCCAATAGAACTAAAGCGCGCCCACAGCCCACCATGCTATAGACAGCAGGCAGCGATCAGCG encodes the following:
- a CDS encoding diguanylate cyclase domain-containing protein, encoding MNKDNLFTAGISLSPQDLILYEHTLKDLIQEFLPFESYSLYFPKPAKGQFRAKLEARYSAEEAQLMLPLRLRGRDLCYFIARGVELEAPEALPPYLEALASCSLEKILLYKGSITDRLTGLATRDYFMSKLNKELDLIQNCMMPTTGGCKDPGIPTFSGSVGVVVLDMDYFQRINDRYGYGLGDTIIADLASRINEVVTESVICARIFDDKFAFLIPDGRPKACAKLAEELRALVESFPVKDPVTGDVIKISVSAGYANYPQSLSGPHFKRSADEQARILMRKAHKAVATAKDFGRNCVFAYSDILQKGAKVLEVLPLQRLALSIGQSVDAREGARFLVWSPDYQSGTQARLTEDERISGTYPTMYKAEVVIIEVQEEIAFAEILHLSDPAWPVTEGDRLTLLNEKDSFFDAQAGPEANSSPQRDMITGLFSYKEFIGRYSRMRQNLDKFSVAVLRLATNPAEQGGNFQKLTDAQVQKVASRAETFFAESCMGGRYSLNSLIYFFPHGEADAVMENVLRLVRECVDDFEIELAAGVASFPFLNYRRSEILENCRKGLDHSLMLEKPMVAQFDSVSLNISADRLYVDGDIYGAIEEFRLALLADSDNILARNSLGICYAQVGKPEQARKQFEEVLDITPKNIMALYNLGWTCQMLGSMDKAREAYEKCLELEPENVFSLVRLGVLAEQDRGLDEAEQYYLKAAGLKGGDALTMRHLARLSYARGDMDKAREYLHQALNVNHNDASAMNMLARIYLKKGEDPQVAEVLARQSAALKPSKEQFWETLAKALEVQEKFEEAEQVRSRF
- a CDS encoding Lrp/AsnC family transcriptional regulator, encoding MIKLDDVDRQIVAALQDNGRISNKEVAELVNLTHSSCSRRISRLERDGVIVGYRALTDRMKLGYSVRAYCGVFRDASVGWKELAEELARIEGVVSVFAVSGDVDLMVEIVAHDMQHYSSVVMKEFADTKGVNATRSTFVLEEVKSIY
- a CDS encoding chemotaxis protein CheW — its product is MDPTLIEKHSRQLLKVMPATSNCMSRLTRLDRQWTMATMTGKINCSRIAQTLIDFIIKTQENFSGLKQNLIEILIKENTNKVVQEISAVAQVVIDILKRNLFERTADVGFLATDDDLVRFLSNPERTSHDTSIIEDRLREYRDKYTVYNEIVILDTAGRVCAHLDQNNRISASRDPLISKTFKAKDYVETYRASDLAPDAGEILIYSQAIKSPDTGENLGILCLIFDFAGEMAGVFENLSDFSNDTILIVLDERGNAIASSDTGTIPTGKRLDMNLDEDFQIISINETPYLSKTVKTKGYQGFFGLPWYGHVLKKMETAFSGSNDKSFDAEAIRGKAHFSGRLTQVEESSENVLSDLELVVQNGEIMAAKKCIEPNPVEQMEGRALPHILNEIKKIGDQVQSVFQHSTDELLQLVTASRLHDTQFLARLAIDIMDRNLYERANDCRWWALTSDFKTILAKPTIEDADRDRMCKILGYINSLYTVYTNLFIYDRSGKILACSNPSEYNKEGRILNAGYVSEALRITDSQLYCVSDFIKTDLYATDGQNRYTYIYNASITDHEDSSRVLGGIGIVFDSEPEFKAMLGDVLPQDGQGRIIEGAEGMFVEPGGKLISATNPERKPGENITIDPDFTQLKNGESAVKLVEEDGSLYAVGCAHSAGYREYKRDGSYKNDVLCMVRVRI